One region of Ictalurus punctatus breed USDA103 chromosome 6, Coco_2.0, whole genome shotgun sequence genomic DNA includes:
- the LOC108266220 gene encoding hatching enzyme 1.2 isoform X2 → MVCTLQHSIGSEFRNTRYRSSYTENERTAMDTIMDINDYEAVDAMDGVKLREGDIAVSIRSEKSCFAQSCLWSRSVDGHVYIAYTLSPKYTEAERQIIKQGMHLIERDTCVRFVPRTHQRDFLDIQPKTGCWSYLGSSGGRQTLSLQSPECVSSGVVSHQLMHVLGFVHEQSRPDRDKYVTIMWSKIWKDHVRNFGKFKMNNMDMPYDYGSIMHFGKYTYSEDGDPTIVPKGSWNIKLGQRLGPSELDVMKINKLYKCI, encoded by the exons aaaatgaaagaactgCGATGGACACAATTATGGACATCAATGACTATGaag CGGTGGATGCGATGGATGGAGTGAAACTCAGAGAGGGCGATATTGCTGTCTCCATCAGAAGTGAGAAAAGCTGTTTTGCCCAAAGCTGTTTATGGTCCAGATCCGTAGATGGACACGTTTACATCgcatacacactctcacccaAGTACA CTGAAGCAGAACGCCAAATTATAAAGCAAGGGATGCATCTGATTGAGAGAGACACATGTGTGCGCTTTGTACCCAGAACACACCAGAGAGACTTCCTGGACATTCAGCCTAAAACTGG GTGTTGGTCATACTTGGGTTCAAGTGGAGGCAGACAGACTCTCTCCTTGCAAAGTCCGGAGTGTGTGAGCTCTGGAGTTGTTTCTCATCAACTCATGCATGTGCTTGGATTTGTACATGAACAGTCACGTCCTGATCGTGATAAATATGTCACAATCATGTGGTCCAAAATTTGGAAAG ATCATGTAAGGAACTTTGGGAAGTTTAAGATGAACAACATGGACATGCCTTATGATTATGGTTCCATCATGCACTTTGGAAA GTACACGTACTCTGAGGATGGTGATCCTACCATTGTGCCAAAAGGAAGCTGGAACATTAAACTGGGACAGAGATTGGGTCCAAGTGAACTTGATGTCATGAAAATCAATAAACTCTACAAATGTATTTAG